A stretch of Microbulbifer bruguierae DNA encodes these proteins:
- a CDS encoding copper resistance protein B: MKRLTIKNVATSLTMLLLSPLLLAQEPSPQTVPIQASDDGTEPKPEGYRSPPLPPPPGQQIRKYAEDTPGKPQQNFGVIPIHDNQKFFQVMGKRLEYRRDGDDDKELWEIDAWYGADRNKLYLESEGEREVGGKTESAWLEVFWNHAVRSYWDLQLGVRHDFNPGQSRSYFAAGYQGMTPYGFETDLTGYISEDGDGSWRLEIERSFHFTQRLELEPRLETGFSFSDIPAYNIGDGFTGVELGLRLRYMITPKFAPYIGVSWERKFGGTADLIEADGGETEFTFAVAGFRFWF; the protein is encoded by the coding sequence ATGAAACGTCTGACCATAAAAAACGTCGCCACCAGTCTCACCATGCTCCTGCTCTCGCCACTGCTGCTGGCTCAGGAACCGTCACCGCAGACGGTACCGATCCAGGCCAGTGACGACGGCACCGAACCCAAACCGGAGGGTTACCGCAGCCCACCGCTGCCTCCGCCGCCCGGCCAACAGATCCGGAAATATGCTGAAGATACGCCGGGCAAACCCCAGCAGAATTTCGGGGTCATCCCCATTCACGACAATCAGAAATTTTTTCAGGTGATGGGCAAGCGGCTTGAGTACCGCCGCGACGGTGACGACGACAAAGAATTGTGGGAAATCGACGCCTGGTACGGAGCCGACCGCAACAAGCTCTACCTGGAGTCGGAAGGCGAACGGGAGGTGGGAGGCAAGACCGAATCAGCCTGGCTGGAGGTTTTCTGGAATCACGCCGTACGCTCCTACTGGGACCTGCAGCTCGGCGTTCGGCACGACTTCAATCCCGGGCAGAGTCGCTCATACTTCGCCGCTGGATACCAGGGCATGACGCCCTATGGGTTTGAAACAGACCTGACCGGCTATATCAGCGAGGACGGCGATGGGTCCTGGCGGCTGGAAATCGAACGCAGCTTTCACTTTACCCAGCGCCTGGAGCTGGAGCCGCGACTGGAAACTGGCTTTTCCTTTTCGGATATTCCCGCCTACAACATCGGCGACGGCTTCACCGGCGTCGAACTGGGGCTGCGCCTGCGCTACATGATCACTCCCAAATTCGCGCCCTATATCGGCGTATCCTGGGAGCGCAAATTCGGTGGCACCGCCGACCTGATCGAAGCCGACGGCGGAGAAACCGAGTTCACTTTCGCGGTTGCAGGATTCCGCTTCTGGTTTTAA
- a CDS encoding copper resistance system multicopper oxidase has translation MAQQEEDGLKPLFGTRRRFLQTLGAGMFSAGINAAFPLASWALSSPKYLHNGIGDYHPETYFDLAFRYTPLEIDGRTGTSTAINGTVPGPLIRWREGDTVTMDVTNHMHDTRHTSIHWHGILVPFRMDGVPGVNFSGIQPGETYRYQFRVKQAGTYWYHSHSFLQEQSGSYGPLVIDPKGGEPFHYDRDHVVVLSDWAFTDPETLFRNINLSPEYYIYYKRTVFDYLRDVRKMGFAEANAELLPFRRMNMSPRDLSNVTGYIYTYLMNGHSPDMNWSGKFLPGETVRLRIINSSSMSNFDVRIPGLDMDVVMVDGKAVKPVRCHEFRIGVAETYDVLIRPREANAYTLYAESLDRSGYARGTLAPEPGMQAPVPALRPVPDRKLEDIGMGMMKGKYFGGMSDAMKEKLHHKRMQMQDDAIPGPNGPMPFLPEKDNPNVAMVVMNPQNRLAEPGVGLGNDGWKVLTYKDLVSAEPQPYKATVDREMCINITANMERFIFSLDGKKFTEQPGPYLFKYHERLRLFLVNHTMMEHPMHLHGMWMQLENGADHEEIPYKHTILIKPGEALSVLITPIEKGDWAFHCHLLYHMEAGMFQVVRVA, from the coding sequence ATGGCACAGCAGGAGGAAGATGGCCTGAAACCGCTGTTCGGCACGCGGCGACGGTTCCTGCAGACTCTGGGTGCCGGGATGTTTTCCGCCGGCATCAACGCCGCCTTTCCCCTGGCATCCTGGGCCCTCTCCTCGCCCAAATACCTGCATAACGGCATCGGCGACTACCACCCGGAAACCTATTTCGACCTGGCCTTCCGTTACACCCCGCTGGAAATCGACGGCCGCACCGGCACTTCAACCGCCATCAACGGTACCGTACCCGGGCCGCTGATCCGCTGGCGCGAAGGCGACACGGTGACCATGGATGTCACCAACCACATGCACGACACCAGGCACACCTCGATTCACTGGCACGGCATTCTGGTGCCATTTCGCATGGATGGCGTGCCCGGAGTCAATTTCAGCGGAATACAGCCAGGCGAAACCTACCGCTACCAGTTCAGGGTCAAGCAGGCTGGCACCTACTGGTACCACAGTCACTCCTTTCTCCAGGAGCAGAGCGGTTCCTACGGGCCGCTGGTCATCGACCCCAAGGGTGGCGAGCCCTTCCACTACGATCGCGACCATGTGGTAGTACTGTCGGACTGGGCCTTCACAGATCCGGAAACCCTGTTCCGCAATATCAACCTCTCACCCGAGTACTACATCTACTACAAACGCACGGTGTTCGATTACCTGCGCGATGTCCGCAAGATGGGCTTTGCCGAAGCCAATGCGGAACTGCTGCCGTTTCGCCGGATGAATATGAGCCCGAGGGACCTGTCCAATGTCACCGGCTATATCTACACCTACCTGATGAACGGCCACTCACCGGATATGAACTGGAGCGGCAAGTTCCTGCCCGGTGAGACGGTGCGCTTACGAATTATCAACTCGTCGTCCATGAGTAATTTTGACGTGCGCATTCCGGGGCTGGATATGGACGTGGTGATGGTGGATGGCAAAGCGGTAAAACCCGTGCGCTGCCATGAATTCCGCATCGGCGTTGCCGAGACCTACGATGTCCTGATCCGCCCCCGCGAGGCAAACGCCTATACCCTGTACGCGGAGTCCCTCGACCGCAGCGGCTATGCGCGCGGCACCCTGGCACCGGAACCGGGAATGCAGGCACCTGTGCCTGCACTGCGGCCGGTCCCCGACCGCAAGCTGGAAGATATCGGCATGGGGATGATGAAGGGGAAATACTTCGGTGGCATGAGCGACGCGATGAAGGAAAAGTTGCACCACAAGCGTATGCAAATGCAGGACGACGCCATCCCCGGCCCCAACGGCCCCATGCCTTTCCTGCCGGAGAAAGACAATCCTAACGTGGCCATGGTGGTAATGAACCCGCAAAACCGCCTGGCGGAACCCGGCGTGGGACTCGGCAACGACGGATGGAAGGTACTCACCTACAAGGATCTGGTCTCCGCCGAGCCGCAGCCGTATAAAGCGACCGTCGACCGGGAAATGTGCATCAATATCACCGCCAATATGGAGCGGTTTATTTTTTCCCTGGACGGAAAAAAATTCACCGAACAGCCGGGCCCCTACCTGTTCAAGTACCACGAGCGACTGCGGTTATTCCTCGTCAACCACACCATGATGGAACATCCCATGCACCTGCACGGCATGTGGATGCAGCTGGAAAACGGCGCCGACCATGAAGAAATTCCCTACAAGCATACCATTCTGATCAAGCCCGGAGAGGCGCTGTCGGTGCTGATTACGCCGATCGAAAAAGGCGATTGGGCCTTCCACTGCCACCTGCTCTACCACATGGAAGCCGGCATGTTCCAGGTAGTGCGGGTCGCGTGA
- the trmA gene encoding tRNA (uridine(54)-C5)-methyltransferase TrmA: MALHRVNSDDYPQQLDQKVARLRQAFAPYTELAPEVFPSPPSHYRLRAEFKMWQEGGRVDYAMYKQGEYKKPFVIEEFTVGSARINELMPVLLEAINNSEILRKRLFCTEFLTTLSGDALITLIYHKPLDAAWEAEARALQAQLGVPVLGRSRKQKLVLERDYVIEKLEIDGRTYQYKQVEGSFTQPNGEICRSMIQWARSCCEESADGDLLELYCGNGNFTIPLAEKFRNVLATEISKVSVNAAQENIAANGVENLHILRLSAEEFTQAIDKVRPFRRLKDFDLDSYHFSTILVDPPRAGLDADTCAMIARFPRILYISCNPETQLENLAELTKTHDIERFAIFDQFPYTDHTESGILLVKK, translated from the coding sequence ATGGCACTTCACCGCGTAAACTCTGACGATTATCCGCAGCAACTGGACCAGAAGGTGGCCCGTCTGCGACAGGCATTCGCGCCCTATACCGAGCTGGCCCCGGAAGTCTTCCCCTCCCCACCCAGCCACTATCGCCTGCGGGCTGAATTCAAGATGTGGCAGGAAGGCGGACGGGTGGACTACGCCATGTACAAACAGGGTGAGTACAAAAAGCCGTTTGTGATCGAGGAGTTTACCGTCGGTTCCGCGCGGATCAACGAACTGATGCCGGTATTGCTGGAAGCGATCAACAACAGCGAAATCCTGCGCAAACGCCTGTTCTGCACCGAATTCCTCACCACCCTCAGCGGTGACGCACTGATCACGCTGATCTACCACAAGCCGCTGGATGCGGCCTGGGAAGCGGAAGCCCGCGCACTGCAGGCTCAGCTGGGCGTTCCCGTGCTCGGCCGCTCACGCAAGCAGAAACTGGTGCTCGAGCGGGATTACGTGATTGAAAAGCTGGAAATCGACGGCCGTACTTACCAGTACAAACAGGTGGAAGGCAGCTTTACCCAGCCCAACGGTGAAATCTGCCGGTCGATGATCCAGTGGGCAAGAAGCTGTTGCGAAGAAAGCGCCGACGGTGATCTGCTGGAACTGTACTGCGGCAATGGCAACTTCACCATTCCGCTGGCAGAGAAATTCCGCAACGTACTGGCAACAGAAATTTCCAAGGTTTCGGTGAATGCCGCGCAGGAAAATATCGCCGCGAATGGGGTGGAGAACCTGCACATCCTGCGCCTGTCCGCCGAGGAGTTCACCCAAGCCATCGACAAGGTCCGCCCCTTCCGCCGCCTGAAAGATTTCGATCTCGACAGTTACCACTTCTCCACCATACTGGTAGACCCGCCCCGCGCCGGCCTGGACGCAGACACCTGCGCGATGATCGCGCGCTTCCCGCGTATCCTCTACATCTCCTGTAACCCGGAGACCCAGCTGGAAAATCTCGCCGAGCTGACCAAGACCCACGACATCGAGCGTTTTGCGATCTTCGACCAGTTCCCGTACACCGACCATACCGAGTCCGGGATATTGCTGGTTAAGAAATAA
- a CDS encoding secondary thiamine-phosphate synthase enzyme YjbQ yields the protein MAVGQLEILVRGQGLHEFTGEVEGWLNSQGYSRDGLCTLFIQHTSASLLIQENADPSARVDLENWLNRLVPENDPLYTHTMEGADDMPAHIKAALTSSSLSIPVKSGRLMLGTWQGIYLWEHRHHRGKRRVIVHVSS from the coding sequence ATGGCGGTTGGACAGCTGGAAATTCTAGTGCGAGGGCAGGGACTGCACGAGTTTACCGGCGAAGTTGAGGGGTGGCTGAACAGTCAGGGTTATTCCAGAGACGGGCTGTGCACCCTGTTTATCCAGCACACCTCGGCGAGCTTGCTGATTCAGGAAAACGCGGACCCCAGTGCACGAGTAGACCTGGAAAACTGGTTGAATCGATTGGTTCCGGAAAATGATCCCCTGTACACGCACACCATGGAAGGGGCCGACGATATGCCTGCGCATATCAAGGCCGCGCTTACGTCCAGCAGCCTCTCGATACCGGTAAAAAGCGGGCGGCTAATGCTCGGGACGTGGCAGGGGATTTACCTTTGGGAGCATCGGCATCACCGCGGCAAGCGCCGGGTGATTGTGCATGTGAGCAGTTGA
- a CDS encoding TusE/DsrC/DsvC family sulfur relay protein translates to MKNLLIEGKEIPLDKEGFLRHLEDWSPQVAEALAAQENIALTEDHWDVIRLLQDFYREFELSPAMRPLVKYVGQHLGAEKGRSIFLMQLFPPSPAKIGSKIAGLPKPTNCL, encoded by the coding sequence GTGAAGAATCTGCTCATTGAAGGGAAAGAGATCCCGCTGGACAAAGAAGGCTTCCTGCGCCACCTGGAAGACTGGAGCCCACAGGTAGCGGAGGCGCTTGCCGCGCAGGAAAACATTGCACTGACCGAGGACCACTGGGACGTAATACGTCTGCTGCAGGATTTTTACCGGGAGTTTGAACTCTCTCCGGCGATGCGCCCCCTGGTGAAATATGTTGGCCAGCATCTGGGCGCAGAGAAAGGTCGCAGTATTTTTCTTATGCAGCTGTTTCCGCCAAGCCCCGCGAAAATCGGCAGCAAGATCGCGGGCTTACCCAAGCCGACCAACTGCCTCTGA
- the tusB gene encoding sulfurtransferase complex subunit TusB, protein MTLHIVNQSPFAGSALSDCLDAFSDGDALLLIEDGVYGASGNQDRLPTSSVYCLSTDALARGVEIASGITAIDDEGWVALCTGHNPIVSWFR, encoded by the coding sequence ATGACCCTGCATATCGTCAATCAATCCCCCTTCGCCGGCAGCGCCCTCAGCGACTGCCTGGATGCATTCAGCGACGGCGATGCACTACTGCTGATCGAAGATGGCGTGTACGGCGCATCTGGAAACCAGGACAGACTTCCAACGAGCAGTGTCTACTGCCTGAGTACCGATGCACTGGCCCGCGGTGTTGAAATTGCTTCCGGCATCACCGCAATTGATGACGAGGGCTGGGTCGCGCTGTGCACCGGGCACAACCCCATCGTCAGCTGGTTCAGGTAA
- the tusC gene encoding sulfurtransferase complex subunit TusC: MVDSKSLLALCRHAPYGNSMAREGLEAVLACAAMDQTPEVLFINDGVFQLMEQNPVAIGEKNLRRNLQALPIFGVETLFVCENSLRTRGLKPEQLEIPGAEVKLVKDTGAFIAGFDQVLSF, from the coding sequence ATGGTTGACAGCAAATCCCTGCTTGCCCTCTGCCGCCATGCGCCTTACGGCAATTCCATGGCCCGCGAAGGGCTAGAGGCCGTACTGGCCTGTGCCGCTATGGATCAGACACCTGAAGTGCTGTTCATCAATGACGGCGTATTCCAGTTAATGGAGCAAAACCCGGTGGCTATCGGCGAAAAAAACCTGCGCAGAAACCTGCAGGCGCTACCGATATTCGGTGTTGAGACGCTCTTTGTATGTGAAAACAGCCTGCGCACCCGCGGCCTGAAACCCGAACAGCTGGAAATCCCCGGTGCGGAAGTGAAACTGGTAAAGGATACCGGCGCATTTATCGCCGGATTCGATCAGGTTCTGAGCTTTTAG
- the tusD gene encoding sulfurtransferase complex subunit TusD — protein sequence MQFTLVVYGAPHASQGAATALRFARALLASGHSIYRVFFYGDGIHNGSALAAPPQDERDLLGQWQQLQQDHQLDLTICIAAAQRRGVLSESEANRLEKPAANLAPGFELSGLGQLAEAAALSDRLVTFGG from the coding sequence ATGCAATTCACCCTGGTCGTTTACGGCGCTCCCCACGCCTCGCAAGGCGCCGCCACAGCCTTGCGCTTCGCCCGTGCGCTCCTGGCATCAGGACACAGTATCTACCGGGTATTTTTTTACGGCGACGGCATACATAACGGCAGCGCACTGGCCGCCCCCCCTCAGGACGAGCGGGACCTGCTTGGCCAGTGGCAACAGCTACAACAGGATCACCAACTGGATCTAACCATTTGTATTGCCGCGGCCCAGCGACGCGGAGTACTGAGCGAAAGTGAAGCCAACCGGCTGGAAAAGCCTGCGGCCAACCTGGCTCCCGGCTTCGAATTGTCGGGGCTCGGTCAACTGGCTGAAGCCGCTGCTCTCAGCGACCGCCTTGTGACGTTCGGAGGCTGA
- a CDS encoding Bax inhibitor-1/YccA family protein: MQPQVYSQSRALERSEAAKVLRNTYALLAMTVLFSAVTAGVSMAVGMPRGLSLICSIAAIALVWFVLPRTANSASGVGVVFAFTGLLGASLGPMLNHYVGLPGGGQVVMQALGTTALIFFALSAYVLTTRKDFSFMGGFLFVGLIAVLVCALGMMIASFFGVYMPLASVALSGVIALLFSGFILYDTSRIVNGGETNYIMATTSLYLNILNLFTSLLHIFGFASDD, encoded by the coding sequence ATGCAGCCGCAAGTTTATTCACAGTCCAGAGCACTGGAACGCTCGGAAGCCGCCAAGGTACTGCGTAACACCTACGCACTGCTGGCAATGACTGTTCTCTTCAGCGCAGTCACCGCTGGTGTATCCATGGCCGTAGGAATGCCACGCGGCCTGAGCCTGATCTGCTCCATCGCCGCCATCGCGCTAGTGTGGTTTGTACTGCCGCGCACTGCCAACTCCGCTTCCGGTGTGGGTGTTGTATTCGCCTTCACCGGCCTGCTGGGCGCCTCCCTCGGCCCAATGCTGAACCACTACGTCGGTCTGCCCGGCGGTGGCCAGGTTGTTATGCAAGCCCTGGGTACCACTGCACTGATCTTCTTCGCGCTGTCTGCCTACGTGCTGACTACCCGCAAGGACTTCAGCTTTATGGGCGGCTTCCTGTTTGTCGGCCTGATCGCGGTTCTGGTGTGCGCCCTCGGTATGATGATTGCGAGCTTCTTCGGCGTGTACATGCCGCTGGCCAGCGTTGCCCTGAGCGGTGTGATCGCGCTGCTGTTCTCCGGTTTCATCCTGTACGACACCAGCCGCATCGTGAACGGTGGTGAAACCAACTACATCATGGCGACCACCTCTCTGTACCTGAACATCCTGAACCTGTTCACCAGCCTGCTGCACATTTTCGGGTTCGCTTCCGACGATTGA